One Deinococcus grandis DNA window includes the following coding sequences:
- a CDS encoding MerR family transcriptional regulator, whose amino-acid sequence MSAPIPLSIQEAAARLGVSPHTLRYYDREGLLDVPRASGGERRYSERELTLLRFLLHLRGTGMGMAGLRAYMALVREGEHTAPERRALLVAHEREVEARLLELQADLGAIRAKIARYDAHLGCDGAPARPVLDGPVLAAQRAAPPEVNA is encoded by the coding sequence ATGTCCGCCCCAATTCCACTCAGCATTCAGGAGGCCGCCGCGCGGCTGGGTGTCAGCCCGCACACCCTGCGCTACTACGACCGCGAGGGCCTGCTGGACGTGCCCCGCGCCTCGGGGGGCGAGCGCCGCTACAGCGAACGCGAACTGACCCTGCTGCGCTTCCTGCTGCACCTGCGCGGTACCGGCATGGGCATGGCGGGCCTGCGCGCCTACATGGCCCTGGTGCGCGAGGGCGAGCACACCGCCCCCGAACGCCGCGCGCTGCTCGTGGCACACGAACGGGAGGTCGAGGCCCGACTGCTCGAGCTTCAGGCGGACCTCGGCGCCATCCGCGCCAAGATCGCCCGCTACGACGCGCACCTGGGCTGCGACGGCGCGCCCGCACGACCTGTGCTGGACGGCCCCGTCCTGGCCGCGCAGCGGGCCGCCCCGCCGGAGGTCAACGCTTGA
- a CDS encoding AAA family ATPase, whose translation MTVDWKATLNDLRGRVPPGGGGVVPGSLRWLEARMRERGANPSSVRNIVYRDVGTARDKGQLRAVLEELARELGTSLPDGPVGAAPAPDDLELLGRSKKRAFRQFTAGVRAGRAPRLIVSGPPGAGKTVLLSRVAAALEAQGVPVVTLRLGGACEELPAPPGAVGSSFAAQAQAQLDAARAVLPAGGALLLRVSADLRPLGFAPRLPGGEGTTAAGWALEALLRRAPTGVAVLLAVEGDVPGGTDVEVIELRPPTPTEARAFLMARLGVPRAEADRLVRETGRHLDRLTLLANVAGEGGAAPAELLDDPESRRLVTLTGALHAAHPAGRDWPEALLAALLGGSPLGVPPHARALLLGGAGGWRATPALERAWPVVPAADRLGALRAVAALDAGQGFGPYRLGALATLGDWAALAAQVTQRPDDARHLPALWPRLRGVTGEARETLARAVVMHHAGRGEYNDPRARDALFTLLESGSDAVRGWARVKLAESSLEAGRMDAARSQLAHPDVTGMDARDPWAAAAEVDALLVQAALARWQGDLGSATRAAQDPRLVRGGPRALLWRGLIAKDAGRWPEALEALRGVPAASPLLSARARYQEGDLLLRLGQPHAALGALLDAGARLTDAGGSPEERARVLARAGTALRRLGRPAEGLERLRDALALVPPDERRHVDGVPRARLLSEGVPLLLALGRVEDAQRQAAQALTLLSRSEARPAEVGYRERRTRYRAALTYLTRGLGVPYLPPLGGAAADNADLRQARVLLGALLDRAGGPADREVTLRFDMLLSLALATPDAEQATALVQEALTLASHPYEEAQARAMLADAQLRAGQPDAALGSVNRAHALLRRPAPGGPPLDPGLDAQLLALEARAGLLDPGAAPLDALQALQDALDSPALEPFRTGVWREAGRALEARGGDPGDTLRAWGVPAELLDWRAPDALAAAELARDAASTRGAAGGYAVAREHQ comes from the coding sequence GTGACCGTGGACTGGAAAGCGACCCTGAACGACCTGCGTGGCCGGGTGCCCCCCGGCGGGGGGGGTGTCGTGCCCGGCAGCCTGCGCTGGCTGGAGGCCCGCATGCGCGAGCGCGGCGCGAACCCCAGCAGCGTGCGCAACATCGTGTACCGCGACGTGGGCACCGCGCGCGACAAGGGGCAGCTGCGCGCGGTGCTGGAGGAGCTGGCGCGCGAGCTGGGCACCTCGCTGCCGGACGGGCCGGTGGGCGCGGCCCCGGCGCCGGACGATCTGGAACTGCTGGGCCGCAGCAAGAAACGGGCGTTCCGGCAGTTCACGGCGGGCGTCCGCGCGGGCCGCGCGCCGCGCCTGATCGTGAGCGGCCCGCCGGGCGCCGGGAAGACCGTGCTGCTCTCGCGGGTGGCGGCGGCGCTGGAGGCGCAGGGCGTGCCGGTGGTGACGCTGCGCCTGGGTGGAGCGTGCGAGGAGCTGCCTGCCCCGCCGGGCGCGGTGGGGTCGTCGTTCGCGGCGCAGGCGCAGGCGCAGCTGGACGCGGCGCGGGCCGTCCTGCCCGCCGGGGGGGCGCTGCTGCTGCGCGTCTCGGCGGATCTGCGCCCGCTGGGGTTCGCGCCGCGCCTGCCGGGCGGCGAGGGCACCACGGCGGCCGGGTGGGCGCTGGAGGCGCTGCTGCGCCGCGCGCCGACCGGGGTGGCGGTGCTGCTGGCCGTCGAGGGCGACGTGCCCGGCGGGACGGACGTGGAGGTCATCGAGCTGCGCCCCCCGACGCCCACCGAGGCGCGGGCGTTCCTGATGGCCCGGCTGGGCGTGCCGCGCGCCGAGGCCGACCGGCTGGTGCGCGAGACGGGCCGGCACCTGGACCGCCTGACGCTGCTGGCGAACGTGGCGGGCGAGGGCGGCGCCGCGCCGGCCGAGCTGCTGGACGATCCGGAGTCGCGGCGGCTGGTCACGTTGACCGGCGCGCTGCACGCGGCGCACCCGGCCGGTCGGGACTGGCCGGAGGCGCTGCTGGCGGCGCTGCTGGGCGGCTCACCGCTGGGCGTGCCGCCGCACGCGCGGGCGCTGCTGCTGGGCGGCGCGGGCGGCTGGCGGGCCACCCCGGCGCTGGAGCGGGCGTGGCCGGTCGTTCCCGCCGCTGACCGCCTGGGGGCGCTGCGGGCGGTCGCGGCGCTGGACGCCGGGCAGGGGTTCGGGCCGTACCGGCTGGGCGCACTGGCGACGCTGGGCGACTGGGCGGCCCTGGCGGCGCAGGTGACGCAGCGACCGGACGACGCGCGGCACCTCCCGGCCTTGTGGCCGCGTCTGCGCGGCGTGACGGGCGAGGCGCGCGAGACGCTGGCGCGCGCGGTCGTCATGCACCACGCGGGGCGCGGGGAGTACAACGACCCGCGCGCGCGCGACGCGCTGTTCACCCTGCTGGAATCGGGCAGTGACGCGGTGCGCGGCTGGGCGCGCGTGAAGCTCGCCGAGAGCAGCCTGGAGGCCGGGCGGATGGACGCGGCCCGCTCGCAGCTGGCGCACCCGGACGTGACGGGCATGGACGCCCGCGACCCGTGGGCGGCGGCGGCCGAGGTGGACGCCCTGCTCGTGCAGGCGGCGCTGGCCCGCTGGCAGGGGGACCTGGGGAGCGCGACCCGCGCGGCGCAGGACCCGCGGCTGGTGCGCGGCGGGCCGCGCGCGCTGCTGTGGCGGGGCCTGATCGCCAAGGACGCCGGGCGCTGGCCCGAGGCGCTGGAGGCCCTGCGGGGCGTGCCCGCGGCCAGTCCGCTGCTGTCGGCGCGGGCGCGGTATCAGGAGGGTGACCTGCTGCTGCGCCTGGGGCAGCCGCACGCGGCGCTGGGGGCGCTGCTGGACGCGGGGGCGCGCCTGACGGACGCGGGCGGGTCGCCCGAGGAGCGGGCGCGGGTGCTGGCGCGCGCGGGCACGGCGCTGCGCCGCCTGGGCCGCCCGGCCGAGGGTCTGGAGCGGCTGCGCGACGCGCTGGCACTGGTGCCGCCGGACGAGCGCCGCCACGTGGACGGCGTGCCCCGCGCGCGGCTGCTCTCGGAGGGGGTGCCGCTGCTGCTGGCGCTGGGCCGGGTGGAGGACGCGCAGCGGCAGGCGGCGCAGGCGCTGACGCTGCTGTCGCGCAGCGAGGCCCGCCCGGCCGAGGTCGGGTACCGCGAGCGGCGCACCCGCTACCGCGCGGCCCTGACGTACCTCACGCGGGGGCTGGGCGTGCCGTACCTGCCGCCGCTGGGCGGCGCGGCGGCCGACAACGCCGACCTCCGGCAGGCCCGCGTCCTGCTGGGCGCGCTGCTGGACCGGGCGGGCGGGCCGGCCGACCGGGAGGTGACGCTGCGCTTCGACATGCTCCTGAGCCTCGCGCTGGCCACCCCCGACGCGGAGCAGGCCACGGCGCTCGTGCAGGAGGCGCTGACGCTGGCCTCGCACCCGTACGAGGAGGCGCAGGCGCGCGCGATGCTGGCCGACGCGCAGCTGCGGGCCGGACAGCCGGACGCCGCGCTGGGCAGCGTGAACCGCGCGCACGCCCTGCTGCGCCGCCCCGCGCCGGGCGGGCCACCCCTCGACCCGGGCCTGGACGCGCAGCTGCTGGCGCTGGAGGCCCGCGCCGGACTGCTGGATCCCGGCGCCGCGCCGCTGGACGCCCTGCAGGCTCTGCAGGACGCCCTGGACAGCCCCGCGCTGGAACCGTTCCGCACGGGCGTGTGGCGCGAGGCGGGCCGCGCGCTGGAGGCCAGAGGCGGGGACCCGGGCGACACGCTGCGGGCCTGGGGCGTCCCGGCGGAACTCCTGGACTGGCGCGCGCCGGACGCCCTGGCCGCCGCGGAGCTGGCGCGGGACGCCGCGTCCACGCGGGGGGCGGCGGGCGGGTATGCTGTGGCGCGTGAGCATCAGTGA
- a CDS encoding type 1 glutamine amidotransferase family protein — translation MTGETPPADAPQAYTGPVVAIPVYAGVSELELGVMVSVLRLCGGEGCVRTVNRSRASIVTAGGLVSTPHVLFAALPEPAALLIPGGPGAAKAARDPLLQGFLRAHAALTTGTSGSGLLLPGEAGTLDGRVLGGPAELADTLWGFTPADVRPGEVVTDGALCSAPAGFAALHAALHVTSALWGDEAARDAAERLGGSPLLG, via the coding sequence ATGACCGGCGAGACGCCGCCCGCCGACGCGCCGCAGGCGTACACCGGGCCGGTCGTGGCGATTCCCGTGTACGCGGGCGTCAGCGAACTGGAACTGGGCGTGATGGTGTCGGTGCTGCGCCTGTGCGGCGGTGAGGGCTGCGTGCGGACCGTGAACCGCTCGCGGGCCAGTATCGTCACGGCGGGCGGACTGGTCAGCACCCCGCACGTGCTGTTCGCGGCGCTGCCGGAACCCGCCGCCCTGCTGATTCCCGGCGGGCCGGGCGCGGCGAAGGCGGCGCGCGATCCGCTCCTCCAGGGGTTCCTGCGGGCGCACGCGGCACTGACGACCGGCACCAGCGGCAGCGGGCTGCTCCTGCCGGGCGAGGCGGGCACCCTGGACGGGCGCGTCCTGGGCGGCCCGGCCGAACTGGCGGACACGCTGTGGGGCTTCACCCCGGCGGACGTGCGCCCCGGCGAGGTCGTCACCGACGGCGCGCTGTGTTCCGCCCCGGCGGGCTTCGCGGCGCTGCACGCGGCGCTGCACGTCACGTCGGCCCTGTGGGGTGACGAGGCCGCCCGGGACGCGGCGGAGCGGCTGGGCGGCTCTCCCCTGCTGGGCTAG
- a CDS encoding carbohydrate ABC transporter permease, whose translation MTTKGRRVSRREQHRIGGTGASVTVRNTLIAYAFMLPFLILLVVYHTWPVIFGSYLAFTKYNIISPPQWVGLDNFRELFADEQFWSGLRNSLKYVLVVPVIQVISILVALLVNRPLRGIGFFRTAYYVPVVTSFAVVGLIWSWLYKQGGAVNSVLIGLGLMRGDHSLLDNPATALFAVMFVTLWKGIGYYMVLYLAGLQGISRELEEAATIDGATRSQVFWNITLPGLRPTILVCSLLSTISAIKVFEELYVMTPNGYPAGSTYSALMYSFSKAFGGDFNFGLAAAASMVVAVVSILFGLINFRLTKGGRSDA comes from the coding sequence ATGACCACAAAGGGGCGGCGCGTGTCTCGCCGCGAACAACACCGCATCGGCGGCACCGGCGCGTCTGTCACGGTGCGCAATACATTGATCGCCTACGCGTTCATGCTGCCGTTCCTGATCCTGCTCGTCGTGTATCACACCTGGCCCGTGATCTTCGGGTCGTACCTGGCGTTCACGAAATACAACATCATCAGCCCGCCGCAGTGGGTGGGGCTGGACAACTTCCGCGAACTGTTCGCCGACGAGCAGTTCTGGTCCGGCCTGCGCAACAGCCTGAAGTACGTGCTGGTCGTGCCGGTCATCCAGGTCATCTCGATCCTGGTGGCGCTGCTCGTGAACCGTCCGCTGCGCGGCATCGGCTTCTTCCGCACCGCGTACTACGTTCCGGTCGTGACGAGCTTCGCGGTGGTCGGTCTGATCTGGTCGTGGCTGTACAAGCAGGGCGGCGCGGTGAACAGCGTCCTGATTGGCCTCGGCCTGATGCGCGGCGACCACAGCCTGCTGGACAACCCCGCCACGGCGCTGTTCGCGGTGATGTTCGTGACCCTCTGGAAGGGCATCGGGTACTACATGGTGCTGTACCTCGCGGGCCTGCAGGGCATCAGCCGCGAACTGGAGGAAGCCGCGACCATCGACGGCGCGACCCGCTCGCAGGTGTTCTGGAACATCACGCTGCCGGGCCTGCGCCCCACCATCCTGGTGTGCAGCCTGCTGTCCACCATCAGCGCCATCAAGGTGTTCGAGGAACTGTACGTCATGACGCCCAACGGCTACCCGGCGGGCAGCACGTACTCCGCGCTGATGTACTCGTTCTCCAAGGCGTTCGGCGGGGACTTCAACTTCGGGCTGGCCGCCGCCGCCAGCATGGTCGTCGCGGTGGTCAGCATCCTGTTCGGCCTGATCAACTTCCGCCTGACCAAAGGAGGCCGCAGCGATGCCTGA
- a CDS encoding NUDIX domain-containing protein, whose protein sequence is MLTLPRLLTRPRRRKDFYVNARAVIERSGPHGREVLLQRRVKPGQPRRLEFPGGQLDPFEGITDALTREVREETGLTVSDYLTDLRGTTTGTPAAEVECLTPSFVYQTRRGPVDSVGFFFRVQASGDLTERGDGAAGHEWVPLGEVRRRFQDAPDTFDWLTQAALRHLLTHDWAGHDEPENDGQGA, encoded by the coding sequence ATGCTGACGCTGCCACGACTGCTGACGCGGCCACGACGCCGGAAGGACTTCTACGTGAACGCCCGCGCCGTGATCGAACGCAGCGGCCCCCACGGGCGTGAGGTCCTGCTGCAACGCCGCGTGAAACCCGGGCAACCCAGACGGCTGGAATTTCCCGGCGGGCAACTCGATCCCTTCGAGGGCATCACGGACGCCCTGACGCGCGAGGTCCGCGAGGAAACGGGCCTGACCGTCAGCGACTACCTGACGGACCTGCGCGGCACGACCACGGGCACACCGGCCGCCGAGGTGGAATGCCTGACCCCCAGTTTCGTGTACCAGACCCGGCGCGGGCCGGTGGACAGCGTGGGCTTCTTCTTCCGCGTGCAGGCCAGCGGCGACCTCACGGAGCGCGGCGACGGGGCCGCCGGTCACGAGTGGGTACCGCTGGGTGAGGTCCGACGCCGCTTTCAGGACGCGCCGGACACCTTCGACTGGCTCACGCAGGCGGCGCTGAGGCACCTGCTGACGCACGACTGGGCCGGGCATGATGAGCCGGAGAACGACGGGCAGGGCGCGTGA
- a CDS encoding aldo/keto reductase codes for MTPTTPLPTRYLRDLTVSALGLGCMGMSAFYGPTDRAQNLGTLNRALELGVTFYDTADMYGPHTNEELLGDWLQGKRDRVVLATKFGIQIAPDAPGGRRINGRPGYVRQAIEGSLRRLRTDHVDLYYLHRVDPETPIEDTVGAMGQLVQEGLVRAIGLSEVSPDTLRRANAVHPITAVQSEYSLWTRDPEQGVLAACRELGVGFVPYSPLGRGFLTGEIRSPDDLADDDFRKHNPRFQGENFQRNLDLVREVQAMAAQKGCTPSQLALAWVLAQGEDLVPIPGTRRVKYLEDNLGALDVHLTPDDLARIDAAFPPGAAQGTRYPEATMNSVNR; via the coding sequence ATGACCCCGACCACGCCGCTGCCCACCCGCTACCTGCGCGACCTGACCGTCTCAGCCCTGGGCCTGGGCTGCATGGGCATGAGCGCCTTCTACGGCCCCACCGACCGCGCGCAGAACTTAGGCACCCTGAACCGCGCCCTGGAGCTGGGCGTCACCTTCTACGACACCGCCGACATGTACGGCCCGCACACCAACGAGGAACTCCTCGGCGACTGGCTACAGGGAAAACGCGACCGGGTGGTGCTCGCCACGAAGTTCGGCATCCAGATCGCCCCGGACGCGCCGGGCGGGCGGCGCATCAACGGTCGCCCCGGGTACGTCCGGCAGGCCATCGAGGGCAGCCTGAGGCGCCTGCGCACCGATCACGTGGACCTCTACTACCTGCACCGCGTGGACCCGGAGACGCCCATCGAGGACACCGTCGGTGCGATGGGCCAGCTCGTGCAGGAGGGACTGGTGCGGGCCATCGGCCTGAGCGAGGTCAGCCCGGACACCCTGCGCCGCGCGAATGCCGTGCACCCCATCACCGCCGTGCAGAGCGAGTACTCCCTGTGGACCCGCGACCCCGAACAGGGCGTGCTGGCCGCCTGCCGCGAACTGGGCGTGGGTTTCGTGCCGTACAGCCCCCTGGGGCGCGGCTTCCTGACCGGCGAGATCCGCAGCCCGGACGACCTGGCCGACGACGACTTCCGCAAGCACAACCCCCGCTTCCAGGGCGAGAACTTCCAGCGGAACCTCGACCTCGTGCGTGAGGTACAGGCCATGGCCGCGCAGAAGGGCTGCACGCCGTCGCAGCTGGCCCTCGCGTGGGTCCTCGCGCAGGGGGAGGATCTGGTGCCGATCCCCGGCACGCGGCGCGTGAAGTACCTGGAGGACAACCTCGGTGCGCTGGACGTGCACCTCACCCCGGACGATCTGGCCCGCATCGACGCGGCGTTCCCGCCCGGCGCGGCGCAGGGCACCCGCTACCCCGAGGCGACCATGAACAGCGTGAACCGCTGA
- a CDS encoding tetratricopeptide repeat protein, protein MRKIALTLSLALITAASAQSLQSAQALYDQGKWQDAAAAAAELNTSDGLALAAEATTAGAGLVADGQKKALFEKAQAYAKQAIAKDRNNADAYFELARAQGRLAQFSGILQSLGLAGEMKKNLDMAVKLDPKMAGAYVALGLWNANLVSKGFIATRATGADKGQIIPNFEKAISLEPTTAVHRIEYANALILQGRKAEAAAQLEKAISFSATTFWEKRDEETAKATLAKLK, encoded by the coding sequence ATGCGTAAGATCGCCCTGACCCTGTCCCTTGCCCTGATCACCGCCGCGTCCGCCCAGTCCCTGCAGAGCGCCCAGGCCCTCTACGACCAGGGCAAATGGCAGGACGCCGCCGCCGCCGCCGCCGAACTGAACACCAGTGACGGTCTCGCCCTGGCCGCCGAGGCCACCACCGCCGGCGCCGGACTGGTCGCCGACGGGCAGAAGAAGGCCCTGTTCGAGAAGGCCCAGGCGTACGCCAAGCAGGCCATCGCCAAGGACAGGAACAACGCCGACGCGTACTTCGAACTCGCCCGCGCGCAGGGCCGCCTCGCGCAGTTCAGCGGCATCCTCCAGAGCCTCGGGCTGGCCGGCGAGATGAAGAAGAATCTCGACATGGCCGTCAAGCTCGACCCCAAGATGGCCGGCGCGTACGTGGCGCTGGGCCTGTGGAATGCCAACCTCGTCTCCAAGGGCTTCATCGCCACCCGCGCGACCGGCGCGGACAAGGGCCAGATCATCCCCAACTTCGAGAAGGCGATCAGCCTGGAACCCACCACCGCCGTGCACCGCATCGAGTACGCCAACGCCCTGATCCTCCAGGGCCGCAAGGCCGAGGCCGCCGCGCAGCTCGAGAAGGCCATCAGCTTCAGCGCCACGACCTTCTGGGAGAAGCGTGACGAGGAGACCGCCAAGGCGACCCTCGCGAAACTGAAGTAA
- a CDS encoding metallophosphoesterase codes for MRVYAIADLHLAFCTPKPMTVFGPQWAGHPQAIFDEWRAAVRDEDLVLLPGDLSWAMRLPEAMQDLAPVAALPGTKVLLRGNHDYWWPTAAKLRAALPEGMLAVVNDAVRVGNVVVCGSRGWITPGFEALGADDQRLLDREAERLSLSVQAARSLRQPGDHLILMLHYPPATPPYPANPITRVIDDARPDLIVYGHLHGVAPERAMRHVNGVPAHLVAADGLKFRPRLLLDSGA; via the coding sequence ATGCGCGTGTACGCGATAGCCGACCTGCACCTCGCCTTCTGTACCCCGAAACCCATGACGGTGTTCGGACCGCAGTGGGCCGGTCATCCGCAGGCGATCTTCGACGAGTGGCGCGCCGCGGTGCGGGACGAGGATCTGGTGCTGCTGCCCGGCGACCTGTCCTGGGCGATGCGACTCCCGGAGGCGATGCAGGACCTCGCGCCGGTCGCCGCGCTGCCCGGCACGAAGGTGCTGCTGCGCGGCAACCACGACTACTGGTGGCCCACCGCCGCCAAACTCCGCGCGGCCCTCCCGGAGGGCATGCTGGCGGTCGTGAACGACGCCGTACGCGTCGGGAACGTCGTCGTGTGCGGCTCGCGCGGCTGGATCACGCCCGGCTTCGAGGCCCTCGGTGCGGACGACCAGCGCCTGCTGGACCGCGAGGCCGAACGCCTGAGCCTCAGCGTGCAGGCTGCCCGCAGCCTCCGGCAGCCCGGCGACCACCTGATCCTGATGCTGCACTACCCCCCGGCCACCCCGCCGTACCCGGCCAACCCGATCACCCGCGTGATCGACGACGCCCGGCCCGACCTGATCGTGTACGGGCACCTGCATGGCGTCGCACCCGAACGCGCCATGCGGCACGTGAACGGCGTCCCGGCGCATCTGGTCGCGGCGGACGGCCTGAAATTCCGGCCCCGGCTGCTGCTCGACTCCGGCGCCTGA
- a CDS encoding carbohydrate ABC transporter permease → MPETTLPQTTLVSDPHAQLAAQLKVQRQRRERLRNAAAYAVLILIALIMLYPFYWTLVTSLEPTGNIYEAKILPTAVSLRNYAEVFSGTTVPFWRLILNSVIICILGVTFTTTLATLAAYPLARMRFPGRDLIFYSILILMVLPNEAGLIVNYITTIKLGLLAQTSPLADAARQYLAVVLPGAASIVGLFLLRQAYLGIPQELIEAARIDGARELTIWRRIMLPLATPTIAAFAILEFVAYWNSFLWARVMLPDKNMLPLSAGLLELSGTFSTNSRAVMAGAVITIIPILIVFLLGQKYFMKGLEGAVKG, encoded by the coding sequence ATGCCTGAGACCACCCTGCCCCAGACCACCCTGGTCAGCGACCCGCACGCGCAACTGGCCGCGCAACTGAAGGTGCAGCGTCAGCGCCGCGAGCGCCTGCGCAACGCCGCCGCGTACGCCGTGCTGATCCTGATCGCGCTGATCATGCTCTACCCGTTCTACTGGACGCTCGTCACGTCCCTGGAACCCACCGGGAACATCTACGAGGCGAAGATCCTCCCCACCGCCGTCAGCCTGCGCAACTACGCGGAAGTGTTCAGCGGCACCACCGTCCCCTTCTGGCGGCTGATCCTGAACTCCGTGATCATCTGCATCCTGGGCGTGACCTTCACCACGACCCTCGCCACGCTCGCCGCGTACCCGCTGGCCCGCATGCGCTTCCCCGGCCGGGACCTGATCTTCTACTCCATCCTGATCCTGATGGTCCTGCCCAACGAGGCCGGGCTGATCGTCAACTACATCACCACCATCAAACTGGGCCTGCTGGCCCAGACCAGTCCGCTGGCGGACGCCGCCCGGCAGTACCTCGCGGTCGTGCTGCCCGGCGCGGCCAGCATCGTGGGCCTGTTCCTGCTGCGGCAGGCGTACCTGGGCATCCCGCAGGAACTCATCGAGGCGGCCCGCATCGACGGCGCGCGCGAACTGACCATCTGGCGCCGCATCATGCTGCCGCTGGCCACCCCCACCATCGCCGCGTTCGCCATCCTGGAATTCGTGGCGTACTGGAACTCGTTCCTGTGGGCGCGCGTCATGCTGCCCGACAAGAACATGTTGCCGCTCTCGGCGGGCCTGCTGGAACTGTCCGGCACCTTCAGCACGAACTCCCGCGCCGTCATGGCGGGCGCCGTCATCACGATCATCCCCATCCTGATCGTGTTCCTGCTGGGCCAGAAGTACTTCATGAAGGGCCTGGAAGGTGCGGTGAAAGGCTGA
- a CDS encoding DUF3208 domain-containing protein, producing MLWRVSISEPAPGGRAAVRLLQGYVWHPQDADIDLETFLPHELDLPAPDEHAEQEEGAHVLWDSVNPPFAFFENGEPTASQAFYQFTVLRVYEPRPDDDSLHADAQAASGLLGPLLEGTPDGVGWQLWEDLRDL from the coding sequence ATGCTGTGGCGCGTGAGCATCAGTGAACCCGCCCCCGGTGGCCGCGCGGCCGTGCGGCTCCTTCAGGGGTACGTGTGGCACCCGCAGGACGCCGACATCGACCTGGAGACGTTCCTGCCGCATGAACTCGACCTGCCCGCGCCGGACGAACACGCCGAGCAGGAGGAGGGCGCGCACGTCCTGTGGGACAGCGTGAACCCGCCGTTCGCGTTCTTCGAGAACGGCGAGCCGACCGCGTCGCAGGCGTTCTACCAGTTCACGGTGCTGCGCGTGTACGAGCCGCGCCCCGACGACGACTCGCTGCACGCGGACGCCCAGGCGGCCAGCGGGCTGCTCGGGCCGCTGCTGGAGGGCACCCCGGACGGCGTGGGCTGGCAGCTGTGGGAGGACCTGCGTGATCTCTGA
- a CDS encoding FAD-dependent oxidoreductase: protein MTLTYRTLDRDWDVIVAGGGTAGAIAGIAAARSGARTLVIEAQGSLGGTGTNAWVTPLMRNVADGQNLNRGLTEELKARLRARGDGATDPSGNDNWFNPEGLKFVLDDLLRESGAEVLFHTQVVQPVMAAGRIEALVVHNKGGLQALRARTFIDATGDADVAALAGVPMSGGDEDGVHQAMSLRFTLAGVDVTRLRDFLNGNGQWQDHPDFLHFWMVWGRRSSLEPLFRQAVEAGVLLERDGDYFQAFSVPGRPGELSFNCPRIRADLHDGTDPWQLSEAQLDGRQAVTRLTAFCRAFLPGCEHAFIGVVAPMVGVRETRRIHGEYTLTVTDILDCARFPDGICRNHYPVDIHSVRGGAKLLHEREGTAPYFAPGAFHDIPLRAIIPLNVTNLLVPGRAASSTFEAQSSIRVQQNCHSMGEAAGIAAAWAARDHAGEVRAVSPDDLRAELTARGALV from the coding sequence GTGACCCTGACCTACCGCACGCTGGACCGCGACTGGGACGTGATCGTCGCCGGGGGCGGCACCGCCGGGGCCATCGCGGGTATCGCCGCCGCCCGCAGCGGGGCACGCACGCTGGTGATTGAGGCGCAGGGGAGTCTGGGTGGCACCGGCACGAACGCCTGGGTGACGCCGCTGATGCGGAACGTCGCGGACGGGCAGAACCTCAACCGGGGCCTGACCGAGGAACTCAAGGCCCGCCTGCGGGCGCGCGGCGACGGGGCGACCGACCCGTCCGGGAACGACAACTGGTTCAACCCGGAGGGCCTGAAATTCGTGCTGGACGACCTGCTGCGCGAATCCGGCGCGGAGGTGCTGTTCCACACCCAGGTCGTGCAGCCCGTGATGGCCGCCGGAAGGATTGAGGCGCTGGTCGTGCACAACAAGGGCGGCCTGCAGGCCCTGCGCGCCCGGACGTTCATCGACGCGACCGGTGACGCGGACGTGGCCGCGCTGGCGGGCGTGCCCATGAGCGGCGGGGACGAGGACGGCGTGCATCAGGCCATGAGCCTTCGCTTCACGCTGGCCGGGGTGGACGTGACCCGACTGCGCGACTTCCTGAACGGGAATGGGCAGTGGCAGGACCACCCGGATTTCCTGCATTTCTGGATGGTCTGGGGCCGCCGCAGCAGCCTCGAACCCCTCTTCCGGCAGGCGGTCGAGGCTGGCGTGCTGCTGGAACGCGACGGGGATTACTTCCAGGCGTTCAGCGTCCCCGGTCGCCCCGGCGAACTCAGCTTCAACTGCCCGCGCATCCGCGCCGACCTGCACGACGGCACCGACCCCTGGCAGCTCAGCGAGGCGCAGCTGGACGGGCGGCAGGCTGTCACGCGCCTCACGGCGTTCTGCCGCGCGTTCCTGCCCGGCTGCGAGCACGCGTTCATCGGCGTGGTCGCCCCGATGGTCGGCGTGCGCGAGACCCGCCGCATCCACGGGGAGTACACGCTGACCGTCACGGACATCCTCGACTGCGCCCGCTTCCCGGACGGCATCTGCCGCAACCACTACCCGGTGGACATCCACTCGGTCAGGGGCGGCGCGAAACTGCTGCACGAACGCGAGGGCACCGCGCCGTACTTCGCGCCCGGCGCGTTCCACGACATCCCGCTGCGCGCCATCATCCCGCTGAACGTCACGAACCTGCTCGTGCCGGGTCGCGCGGCGAGCAGCACCTTCGAGGCGCAGTCCAGCATCCGCGTGCAGCAGAACTGCCACTCCATGGGCGAGGCCGCCGGGATCGCCGCCGCCTGGGCCGCGCGGGACCACGCCGGAGAGGTCCGCGCGGTCAGCCCGGACGACCTGCGCGCCGAACTGACCGCGCGCGGCGCCCTGGTCTAG